A window of Tatumella citrea genomic DNA:
GATGCAACCAGTAAATTTGATGCGGGTAAACAACGTCTGGATCTTAGTATTCCTCAGGCGTTGATGCGTAATCAGGCTCATGGTTATATTCCTCCGGAGTTATGGGATAACGGGATTACAGCAGGTTTACTGAATTACACCTTTACAGGAAATAATGCTCATACCCCGGGAAGTAGCAGCAGTAACTATGCTTATCTTAATTTGCAGAGTGGATTTAACTGGGGGGCATGGCGGCTAAGAGATAACTCGACATGGAGTTATAGTGATGGTGAAAACTTCCATGAGAATAAATGGAAACATGTCAATACTTACCTTGAGCGTGACATCGTACCACTAAAAGGACGTCTGACGCTGGGGGATAGTTATACGCCGGGTGATATATTTGATAGCCTGAATTTCAGAGGTGTGCAGGTTGCTTCTGATGACAGTATGTTACCTAACAGCCAGCAGGGATTCGCCCCTGTCATTCATGGTATTGCGCACGGAACTGCAAAAGTTACCGTGAGGCAGAATGGCTTCGATATATATCAAATCACTGTCCCGCCAGGGCCTTTTACCATTAACGATCTTAATGCCAGTGGTAATAGTGGAGATTTGAGGGTCATAATCACCGAGGCCGATGGATCAACGCAGTCTTTCATTGTTCCTTATGCTTCTGTCCCTATGTTACAACGTGAAGGTCGAATTAAATACGCCTTTACAGGAGGAAAATACCGGAGTGGTAATTCAGGGCAGGATACACCAGGATTCGCCCAGGGGACATTACTCTGGGGGCTTCCTGCTGGCTTTACTTTATTCGGTGGGACTCAACAGTCTGACAAATACCATGCTTATAATTTTGGTATAGGGAAAAACCTTGGAGTACTGGGAGCAATTTCTGTTGATGCTACCCAGGCTAACTCTACCCTGACTGATAATAGTAGTCATCAGGGGCAATCTTATCGTTTCCTCTATAACAAATCGCTACAGGATACAGGAACTAACTTCCAGCTGGTTGGATACCGATATTCAACCAAGGGTTACTATTCTTTTGCTGATACAACCTGGCAAAGAATGAGTGGTTATACGGTACAGACAGAAGATGGCCCGCTACAGGTCAAACCTACTTATAGCGACTTCTATAATTTATCTTATAGTAAGCGTGGAAGGGTACAGGCTACGATTACCCAACAGGTGGGTAAAACCTCGACGTTATATTTAACCGGTAGTCAACAAACCTATTGGGGCACCAATAAAGATGACCTCCAGTTGCAGATGGGGTATAGCAGTGCTATCCGGGATATCACCTTCAGTGTGAATTACACCCTGAATAAAAATGCCTGGCAACAAGGCACTGATCAGGTCTTAGCCTTTAATATTAATATTCCATTTAGTCACTGGATGCGTTCAGATAACCAGAGTGCCTGGAATCAATCCAATGTCACATATAGTTCATCCAGTGATCTTAAAGGCCAGTCAACTAATCAGGTTGGTGTCTACGGTACTTTGTTGCAGGATAATAACCTGAGCTATAACGTTCAGACGGGATATACCGGCGGTGGAAACACTGATTCCGGGTCAACGAATACAGCCTCTCTGTATTACCGTGGCGCTTATGGAAACGCAAATATTGGTTACAGCAGCAGTGATGGTTACAAACAGGTATATTATGGCTTAAGCGGTGGTGTAGTCGCTCATGCGAATGGTATTACTTTAAGTCAACCTCTCAATGATACCGTAGTTTTAATTAAAGCACCTGGCGCAGGCCACGTATCGGTTCAAAACCAGACCGGAGTAACAACAGACTGGCGTGGCTATGCTGTCCAACCTTATGCCATGGATTACCGTGAAAACCGGATAGCCTTAGATACTAATACGCTGGCAAATAATGTCGACCTGGATGATGCCGTCATTAGTGTTGTTCCTACACATGGTGCAGTAGTCCGCGCGGATTTTAAAACTCATGTCGGACTTAAAGTGATTATGACCCTGCAACATAAAGGTAAAGCTGTTCCATTTGGTTCGACAGCAACTCTTCAGGGGGGTAATTCAGCCAGTATTGTAGGTGATAGTGGGCAGGTTTATCTTTCCGGCTTACCTGTGGCAGGAAAAATCAATGTGCGCTGGGGGGACTCGAAAGCCGATCAGTGTACTGTCACTTATCACTTACCAGAATCCAGTCAGAATCAGGCGCTAAGTTATGCATCAGCTGATTGCCAGTAACGTTAGAAGCAGAGGATGATAATGAAAAGATATCTACAGCTGATCGCTTTAACTACAGTGATTACAGGCCCTTTAATTATCAGCTCAATAAGTTTTGCTGCTGACAGCACTATTACCATCACCGGCAATGTTCAGGATAACACTTGTGTGTTATCCACGGGCTCACAGAATCTGACAGTTAATCTGATGAGTTATTCGTTAAAGCAATTTCCTGAGAAAGGGGCTTCATCGGCCGTCGTTCCTTTTACACTGGATTTTTCTGCATGCGGGAGTTCGGCGACAGCGGTAAAAATTGGTTTTACCGGAACAGCTGACACAAATAATACCTCGCTTCTGAAAATAGACTCCGGTGATAGTACAGATGCAACGGGCCTTGGCGTAGAAATCCTCGATTCAGATCAAAATGCGGTGCCGATAAACCAAACTCAGGATGATTTGAATTGGGTAAGCCTCACCGGTGGGCAGCAGAATTCAGTCAATTTTTATGCCCGGATGGTGTCAACCACTTCATCTGTAACCGCTGGCACAGTGAGTGCTTCAGCAACTATTACCCTTGAATTTGAGTAAGTAACGGAACAGTCTATGAGAAAATTAATCGCAGGGCTGGGCATTTTTTTGACTTGTCTGGCAGCAAATGCCGCAGATGTCACAATTACTATCAGCGGTAAAGTGGTTGCTAAACCTTGTACTATTGCCACAACTAACGCCAATGTGGCATTAGGTAATTTACCCACCTTCTCTTTTGTCAATGCAGGATCAACTTCAGACTGGAAAACCGTCACTCTTGATCTGACAAATTGCCCGATTGGTACCAGTAGCGTTAAAGCAACTTTCACCGGGACTTCTGATTCTACCGGAACCTACTTTTTGAACCAGGGGACAGCGGGAAACATTGCACTCCAACTGGC
This region includes:
- the fimG gene encoding type 1 fimbrial minor subunit FimG translates to MRKLIAGLGIFLTCLAANAADVTITISGKVVAKPCTIATTNANVALGNLPTFSFVNAGSTSDWKTVTLDLTNCPIGTSSVKATFTGTSDSTGTYFLNQGTAGNIALQLADSSGNNLTNGGSLTSAVSDSTLSTAFNLQVRAITPAGKVTQGTIQSTIDVTYTWQ
- the fimF gene encoding type 1 fimbrial adaptor subunit FimF, with translation MKRYLQLIALTTVITGPLIISSISFAADSTITITGNVQDNTCVLSTGSQNLTVNLMSYSLKQFPEKGASSAVVPFTLDFSACGSSATAVKIGFTGTADTNNTSLLKIDSGDSTDATGLGVEILDSDQNAVPINQTQDDLNWVSLTGGQQNSVNFYARMVSTTSSVTAGTVSASATITLEFE
- a CDS encoding fimbrial biogenesis usher protein, producing the protein MTKRYLSVTPLALFLTLLCQPPAHADVYFNPRFLSNDPGAVADLSQFESGLEAPPGKYRVDIYLNNGFMTTRTVDFRLSADKKSLDPCISQSQLSEMGVSVLSIPGIAALAKDSCIPFSMVNKDATSKFDAGKQRLDLSIPQALMRNQAHGYIPPELWDNGITAGLLNYTFTGNNAHTPGSSSSNYAYLNLQSGFNWGAWRLRDNSTWSYSDGENFHENKWKHVNTYLERDIVPLKGRLTLGDSYTPGDIFDSLNFRGVQVASDDSMLPNSQQGFAPVIHGIAHGTAKVTVRQNGFDIYQITVPPGPFTINDLNASGNSGDLRVIITEADGSTQSFIVPYASVPMLQREGRIKYAFTGGKYRSGNSGQDTPGFAQGTLLWGLPAGFTLFGGTQQSDKYHAYNFGIGKNLGVLGAISVDATQANSTLTDNSSHQGQSYRFLYNKSLQDTGTNFQLVGYRYSTKGYYSFADTTWQRMSGYTVQTEDGPLQVKPTYSDFYNLSYSKRGRVQATITQQVGKTSTLYLTGSQQTYWGTNKDDLQLQMGYSSAIRDITFSVNYTLNKNAWQQGTDQVLAFNINIPFSHWMRSDNQSAWNQSNVTYSSSSDLKGQSTNQVGVYGTLLQDNNLSYNVQTGYTGGGNTDSGSTNTASLYYRGAYGNANIGYSSSDGYKQVYYGLSGGVVAHANGITLSQPLNDTVVLIKAPGAGHVSVQNQTGVTTDWRGYAVQPYAMDYRENRIALDTNTLANNVDLDDAVISVVPTHGAVVRADFKTHVGLKVIMTLQHKGKAVPFGSTATLQGGNSASIVGDSGQVYLSGLPVAGKINVRWGDSKADQCTVTYHLPESSQNQALSYASADCQ